In one window of Zhihengliuella sp. ISTPL4 DNA:
- the rpmG gene encoding 50S ribosomal protein L33 codes for MAKKAQDVRPIIKLRSTAGTGYTYVTKKNRRNTPDRLVLKKYDPVIRQHVEFREER; via the coding sequence ATGGCCAAGAAGGCTCAGGACGTCCGTCCGATCATCAAGCTGCGTTCGACGGCGGGTACGGGTTACACGTACGTGACCAAGAAGAACCGCCGCAACACCCCCGACCGCCTCGTGCTGAAGAAGTACGACCCGGTCATCCGTCAGCACGTCGAATTCCGAGAGGAGCGTTGA
- the rpsN gene encoding 30S ribosomal protein S14, whose product MAKKSKIARNEQRKVIVERYAERRAELKKTLVDPNATDEAREAARVGLQKLPRNASPARVRSRDVIDGRPRGVLTKFGISRVRFRDMAHRGELPGVTKSSW is encoded by the coding sequence ATGGCTAAGAAGAGCAAGATCGCGCGCAACGAGCAGCGCAAGGTCATCGTCGAGCGCTACGCCGAGCGTCGTGCCGAGCTGAAGAAGACCCTGGTCGACCCGAACGCCACCGACGAGGCCCGCGAGGCCGCTCGCGTCGGCCTGCAGAAGCTGCCGCGCAACGCGTCGCCGGCTCGCGTGCGTTCGCGCGACGTCATCGACGGCCGCCCCCGTGGTGTCCTCACGAAGTTCGGCATCTCGCGTGTCCGCTTCCGTGACATGGCGCACCGTGGCGAGCTGCCCGGCGTGACCAAGTCGAGCTGGTAA
- a CDS encoding HU family DNA-binding protein: MADKSITKTELVASIASATGQSQATVSGVLDSLFATVSDAVAKGSKVSIPGWISFEQVDTAARTGRNPQTGAEIKIPAGKRVKVTAGSKLKAAVK, translated from the coding sequence ATGGCTGACAAGTCCATCACCAAGACCGAGCTCGTCGCGAGCATCGCTTCCGCCACCGGCCAGAGCCAGGCCACCGTCTCCGGTGTCCTCGACTCGCTGTTCGCCACGGTCTCCGACGCCGTCGCCAAGGGCAGCAAGGTCTCCATCCCGGGCTGGATCTCGTTCGAGCAGGTCGACACGGCCGCCCGCACGGGCCGCAACCCGCAGACCGGCGCCGAGATCAAGATCCCGGCCGGCAAGCGCGTCAAGGTGACCGCCGGTTCCAAGCTCAAGGCTGCCGTCAAGTAA